Proteins co-encoded in one Sulfuricaulis limicola genomic window:
- a CDS encoding STAS domain-containing protein, whose protein sequence is MQVPILKQGAYLIASIQSALSDADLMQLRDALVAKVSTFRSRGVIVDVTVLDVMDSFASRTLRDLVHMIKLRGAVTVIVGIQPEVAFAMVQLGLTLEGVATALDLEEGLAYLDQTTTRKVSAPRDG, encoded by the coding sequence GTGCAAGTTCCTATTCTCAAGCAAGGCGCGTATCTCATCGCTTCGATCCAATCAGCCCTGTCGGATGCCGATTTGATGCAGTTGCGCGATGCCCTGGTGGCTAAAGTGAGCACGTTTCGCTCGCGTGGCGTCATCGTCGATGTGACGGTGCTGGATGTCATGGATTCGTTCGCCTCGCGCACCCTGCGCGACCTGGTGCACATGATCAAGTTGCGCGGCGCGGTCACAGTAATCGTGGGCATCCAGCCGGAGGTGGCGTTTGCCATGGTGCAGCTTGGACTCACGCTGGAAGGCGTCGCGACGGCATTGGATCTGGAGGAAGGATTAGCGTATTTGGACCAGACCACCACAAGGAAAGTAAGCGCTCCTCGCGATGGATAA
- a CDS encoding outer membrane beta-barrel protein has product MRINKLSSLVGLAAALVLGPMAAAQAKGPGIYFGASWGAYSIKQSNLDDNDNVLKAVVGGQFNDWFGVEGSWTDFNRVNNGGDRFESDGKGLAAVFSMPVGTVSSVFAKAGQFWWDSDSSLGGSLGASSGNDPFWGGGFKFGFNDHLALRLDAERYEVADTNLNTFMVGLEFKF; this is encoded by the coding sequence ATGCGAATCAACAAACTCAGTTCTCTCGTCGGCCTGGCGGCCGCGCTGGTTCTCGGTCCTATGGCAGCCGCACAGGCAAAAGGTCCCGGGATTTATTTTGGCGCCTCGTGGGGCGCTTATAGCATCAAGCAAAGCAATCTTGACGACAATGACAATGTGTTGAAAGCGGTCGTCGGCGGTCAGTTCAACGACTGGTTTGGCGTCGAAGGCTCGTGGACCGATTTCAATCGCGTCAACAACGGTGGTGACAGGTTCGAATCCGATGGCAAGGGCCTGGCGGCAGTGTTTTCCATGCCGGTAGGGACTGTGTCGTCGGTCTTTGCCAAAGCCGGGCAGTTCTGGTGGGACTCGGATTCATCGTTGGGCGGCTCGCTGGGAGCCAGTTCCGGCAACGATCCGTTCTGGGGTGGCGGCTTCAAGTTTGGCTTTAACGACCACCTCGCACTGCGCCTCGATGCGGAACGTTATGAAGTGGCGGATACCAACCTCAATACTTTTATGGTTGGTCTCGAATTCAAGTTCTGA
- a CDS encoding response regulator, which produces MAISVLLADDHAIVRQGLKALLDKEAIDVVCEAADGRQAVKMVREHKPDVAVLDLAMPLLNGLDAAREILKMHTRTRPMLLTMHTEDHYVLEALRAGVRGYVMKSHSREDLVRAIKQVAHGEVYLSPGISEVVVQAYLNKSDYSSDPLSGRERQVLQLVAEGNTTKKVASLLGLSVKTAESHRARIMEKLDIHETAGLVRYAIRRGIIQP; this is translated from the coding sequence ATGGCGATTAGCGTCTTACTCGCCGACGATCACGCGATCGTGCGGCAAGGACTCAAGGCTCTGCTCGATAAAGAAGCTATTGATGTCGTGTGCGAGGCAGCCGATGGGCGGCAAGCGGTGAAAATGGTGCGCGAGCACAAACCGGACGTGGCAGTTCTGGATCTCGCCATGCCGTTGTTAAATGGCCTCGACGCGGCGCGTGAGATCCTCAAAATGCACACCCGGACCAGGCCCATGTTGTTGACCATGCATACCGAGGACCATTATGTCCTGGAGGCGCTGCGCGCCGGAGTTCGCGGCTACGTCATGAAAAGCCACTCACGCGAGGATCTGGTGCGCGCCATCAAGCAAGTGGCGCATGGAGAGGTTTACTTGAGTCCCGGCATTTCCGAGGTAGTGGTTCAGGCGTACCTTAATAAGTCCGATTACTCTTCCGATCCCTTGAGCGGACGAGAACGGCAGGTCTTGCAGCTCGTTGCGGAAGGAAACACCACCAAGAAAGTCGCCTCGCTGTTGGGTCTCAGCGTTAAAACCGCGGAATCACATCGCGCGCGGATCATGGAGAAGCTCGACATTCACGAAACCGCCGGACTGGTGCGTTATGCCATCCGTCGGGGGATTATCCAACCGTAG
- a CDS encoding SpoIIE family protein phosphatase, whose translation METMNQIALDLGVATLTLPGQEECGDRYVVVPFSDGVLVAAVDGIGHGAEAARAAEIAGNILKSRPHEALEPLIKRCHDELRGTRGVVMSVASFNHPEMALTWAGVGNVEGKLLSRDALSQPRTLLLSVGILGHRLGPIHPTVLPIKAGDTLIFSTDGVREDFDQHMNLNQSPQHLADDIMARSARHTDDALVLVGRYLG comes from the coding sequence ATGGAAACGATGAACCAGATTGCATTGGATTTGGGAGTCGCGACCTTGACGCTGCCAGGCCAGGAAGAATGTGGTGACCGGTATGTCGTGGTACCCTTTTCTGACGGTGTCCTGGTGGCAGCGGTGGATGGAATCGGGCATGGCGCGGAAGCCGCCAGGGCGGCCGAGATTGCCGGGAATATATTGAAAAGCCGCCCCCACGAGGCGCTCGAGCCGTTGATTAAACGTTGCCATGACGAACTGCGCGGGACACGCGGGGTGGTGATGAGCGTGGCTTCGTTCAATCATCCTGAGATGGCCTTGACGTGGGCGGGGGTCGGGAATGTTGAGGGCAAACTGCTGTCTCGTGACGCGCTTTCTCAGCCCCGAACCTTGTTGCTGAGTGTGGGCATCCTGGGGCACCGGCTGGGCCCGATTCATCCCACCGTGCTCCCGATAAAGGCCGGAGACACATTGATTTTTTCGACCGACGGAGTACGTGAGGATTTTGATCAGCACATGAATCTGAATCAATCGCCCCAGCATCTTGCCGATGACATTATGGCCAGATCGGCGCGCCATACCGACGATGCGCTGGTATTGGTCGGGCGTTATTTGGGATGA
- a CDS encoding anti-sigma regulatory factor, with the protein MDIVAARQSGRSLASGLGFSNTDAILIATAISELARNIVHYAKEGEISLSTLNKSGACGIVVVARDKGPGISNLEQAMKMGFSTSGSLGIGLPGVRRLMDEFKIDSRPGHGTTVTVKKWKR; encoded by the coding sequence ATGGATATTGTCGCCGCGCGTCAAAGCGGGCGTTCGCTCGCGTCCGGGCTCGGTTTCAGTAATACCGACGCAATCCTGATCGCCACCGCCATTTCGGAATTGGCGCGTAATATTGTTCACTACGCAAAAGAAGGAGAAATTTCCCTAAGTACTCTGAACAAGAGCGGAGCTTGCGGCATTGTCGTGGTGGCTCGCGATAAAGGACCGGGCATTTCCAATCTGGAGCAGGCGATGAAAATGGGGTTTTCGACCTCCGGCAGTCTGGGTATAGGCCTCCCGGGGGTGCGCCGCTTGATGGACGAATTCAAGATCGATTCGCGCCCCGGTCATGGCACGACCGTGACGGTAAAAAAATGGAAACGATGA
- a CDS encoding diguanylate cyclase domain-containing protein, which yields MMFTDENVIELAPRHHESNCPREKSKILAMVHPISVHQWAEGAQQWLAMIVGSSSDAIIGKSSEGIILSWNPAAKRLFGYSAAAAIGRPVSMLFPRDGTDEIRSLLQRSGRGEQIECHETECIRQDGKRVGVSLSLSPIRDKTGAIVGTATIARDITERRRIENRLHQLAFHDVLTGLPNRFLFRERVCQAFAQARRHDFQVALLFIDLDRFKQINDSLGHQIGDRLLQVTASRLRRCLREGDVIARLGGDEFVVGLTALTDSSDATLIAGKILETLREPFLVGSHELNISASIGIGIYPADGQDMETLMQAADTAMYQAKKQGRGNCQLASALGAMTPSSESSPCHDCQSRGGGKACEDFHVAAPLSRMDPDRDSFAGEREFNDGNQPIPGNMP from the coding sequence ATGATGTTCACGGATGAAAATGTCATCGAGTTGGCGCCACGCCATCACGAATCGAATTGCCCTCGGGAAAAATCGAAAATCCTGGCGATGGTGCACCCTATCAGCGTACATCAGTGGGCGGAGGGCGCCCAGCAGTGGCTCGCCATGATCGTGGGGTCTTCGAGCGATGCCATTATTGGAAAATCATCAGAGGGGATTATCCTTTCCTGGAATCCTGCCGCCAAACGCCTTTTCGGCTACTCCGCCGCGGCGGCGATAGGCCGCCCTGTCTCCATGCTTTTTCCGCGCGATGGAACCGATGAAATACGGTCGCTCCTCCAACGTAGCGGCAGAGGCGAACAAATTGAATGTCACGAAACGGAATGTATCCGTCAGGATGGCAAGCGGGTTGGTGTTTCCTTGTCGCTTTCGCCCATCAGAGACAAGACCGGCGCTATTGTAGGCACCGCGACGATTGCGCGCGATATCACGGAGCGCAGGCGCATCGAAAATCGGCTGCATCAGCTGGCGTTCCACGACGTCCTTACGGGCCTGCCCAATCGCTTTTTATTTCGCGAGCGCGTTTGCCAGGCCTTCGCCCAGGCGCGCCGCCACGACTTTCAGGTGGCACTGCTGTTTATCGACCTGGATCGATTCAAACAGATCAACGATTCACTGGGACATCAAATTGGAGACCGTCTGCTCCAGGTCACGGCCAGCCGTCTGCGGCGTTGCCTGCGCGAGGGCGACGTCATCGCCCGTCTGGGAGGCGATGAATTCGTTGTCGGTCTCACGGCCCTGACGGACAGCAGCGATGCCACCTTGATTGCCGGAAAAATCCTCGAGACCCTGCGTGAACCCTTTCTCGTGGGCAGCCACGAATTGAACATCAGCGCCAGCATTGGCATCGGCATTTATCCCGCCGATGGTCAGGATATGGAGACCTTGATGCAAGCCGCTGACACGGCCATGTATCAAGCTAAAAAGCAGGGGCGGGGTAATTGCCAACTGGCATCGGCGCTTGGCGCCATGACGCCGTCATCAGAGTCGAGCCCATGTCACGATTGTCAATCGCGCGGAGGGGGAAAAGCGTGCGAGGATTTTCATGTCGCCGCACCGCTGTCCCGGATGGATCCGGACCGAGACAGTTTCGCGGGTGAACGCGAATTCAACGACGGCAACCAACCCATACCGGGGAATATGCCGTGA
- a CDS encoding ATP-binding protein — MNALRKTEQKLASLYAQSLREYLDGTGETALRQAYELGREAMIQGLGVLDMVAIHDEAARTAVRNTRSRENPAKQAKATYAFLMESLSPFEITHRTFREANEALHRLNETLEEETKRLAHMVHDDATQLLAVVHIALADLADDLPATMGERVREVRGHLDQIEAQLRRISHELRPTMLDDLGLMPALEFLAERITKRTGLAIVIEGSTNGRLASSIEITLYRIVQEALVNATKHAHASHAMVQVAREPYSIHCAIRDNGTGFNVRETQARKSQRGLGLIVIGERLKAVGGTVQINSSTQRGTEMLISIPLES, encoded by the coding sequence ATGAACGCACTGCGCAAAACCGAGCAGAAACTGGCATCGCTGTATGCTCAGTCTTTGCGGGAATATCTGGATGGAACCGGAGAAACGGCTTTGCGACAGGCTTACGAGCTGGGACGTGAGGCGATGATTCAGGGGCTGGGCGTGCTGGACATGGTTGCCATCCACGATGAGGCGGCCAGGACCGCGGTGCGCAATACCAGATCACGGGAGAATCCGGCAAAGCAAGCCAAAGCGACATACGCCTTCCTGATGGAGAGTCTATCGCCGTTTGAGATAACGCACCGTACCTTTCGCGAAGCCAATGAAGCGCTGCACCGCCTGAACGAAACTCTCGAGGAGGAAACCAAGCGCCTAGCCCACATGGTGCATGACGACGCCACCCAGCTGTTGGCCGTGGTGCATATCGCCCTGGCGGACCTGGCCGATGATTTGCCGGCGACGATGGGCGAACGCGTCCGGGAAGTCCGTGGTCATCTGGACCAAATCGAAGCGCAGCTTCGGCGCATATCCCATGAATTGCGTCCGACCATGCTGGACGACCTGGGCCTGATGCCGGCGCTGGAATTCCTGGCCGAGCGGATAACCAAGCGCACGGGACTGGCGATTGTCATTGAGGGTTCGACGAACGGCCGACTTGCCTCTTCCATTGAAATCACGCTTTACCGTATTGTTCAGGAAGCCCTGGTCAACGCGACCAAGCATGCTCATGCCAGCCATGCCATGGTGCAAGTGGCGCGGGAACCGTATTCAATACATTGTGCGATTCGGGATAATGGAACCGGTTTCAATGTGCGTGAGACACAGGCCAGGAAAAGCCAGCGTGGCCTGGGGTTGATCGTTATCGGCGAGCGGCTTAAAGCAGTGGGCGGCACCGTGCAAATAAATTCATCGACGCAACGGGGAACTGAGATGTTGATCTCGATACCACTGGAGAGCTGA
- a CDS encoding STAS domain-containing protein: MLSELVAHLRQNRTQLREEWARRITEAQLLMAMSKDEIFAEATSVYDNYVEALETGTLEALQSYSRNLSERIIPRGVETHEVVGIVLLLRDVLARSLFAKYQADFDKLNRILDAYEPAANRIAITVAVGFVQERERTIRDQQEAIRELSTPVLQVRERLLILPIIGLIDPQRARQLTEQLLRAIRTNRAKVVVIDITGVAAMDSNVANHLVLTVEASRLLGATVIVTGLSPEISQTLVNIGVDLSKMNTVGDLQGGIEEAERLLGYKVVSIREATSVQQP, translated from the coding sequence TTGCTAAGTGAACTCGTCGCCCACCTGCGGCAAAATCGCACTCAATTGCGCGAGGAATGGGCGCGACGCATCACTGAGGCGCAACTGCTCATGGCCATGAGCAAAGACGAAATATTCGCCGAGGCCACGTCGGTCTACGATAACTACGTCGAGGCCCTGGAAACGGGCACTCTCGAAGCCCTGCAGTCCTATTCGCGCAATCTTTCCGAACGCATCATTCCGAGGGGCGTGGAAACCCATGAAGTGGTGGGGATCGTGCTGCTTCTGCGCGACGTGCTGGCGCGTTCCCTGTTCGCCAAATATCAAGCTGATTTCGACAAGCTCAACCGTATTCTCGATGCCTACGAACCGGCCGCCAACCGCATCGCCATCACCGTGGCCGTGGGTTTCGTGCAGGAGCGCGAGCGTACCATTCGCGATCAGCAAGAAGCGATTCGCGAGCTTTCGACGCCAGTGCTGCAAGTGCGTGAGCGCTTGCTGATTCTTCCCATCATCGGTCTGATAGATCCGCAGCGCGCACGCCAATTGACGGAGCAACTCCTGCGCGCCATCCGCACCAACCGCGCCAAAGTGGTGGTGATCGACATCACGGGCGTGGCCGCCATGGACTCCAATGTCGCCAACCACTTGGTGTTGACGGTGGAAGCCTCGCGGCTTTTGGGCGCGACGGTGATTGTGACCGGCCTGTCGCCGGAGATTTCCCAGACGCTGGTGAACATCGGCGTGGATCTCAGCAAGATGAATACAGTGGGCGATCTTCAGGGTGGCATCGAGGAGGCCGAACGCTTGTTGGGCTACAAAGTCGTTTCCATCCGTGAGGCAACGTCGGTTCAACAACCCTAG
- a CDS encoding 4'-phosphopantetheinyl transferase family protein translates to MAGDPSLLFPDEARYLGRAVAKRTREFTAGRLCARRALAEFGVTGYPLRMNRDRRPRWPAPVIGSITHTDGMSGAVVACRKHYRAIGLDMEIVGRVTPEIWPVICTPVETAWLAALRQPEQDRCAALIFSAKESFYKCQYGVTRQWLEFDAVTLDLPSNYASAGCFVLRPRMKIALLEHDARPWVGRYEFHGSLVVTGVVLEAR, encoded by the coding sequence ATGGCCGGTGACCCGTCGCTGTTATTTCCCGATGAAGCGCGGTATCTCGGACGTGCTGTCGCGAAACGGACCCGCGAGTTCACCGCCGGGCGCCTGTGCGCGCGCCGTGCCCTGGCGGAGTTCGGAGTAACCGGCTACCCGCTGCGCATGAACCGCGACCGGCGGCCACGCTGGCCGGCTCCCGTGATCGGCAGCATAACCCACACCGACGGGATGAGCGGCGCCGTTGTCGCCTGCCGGAAACACTACCGCGCCATCGGTCTGGATATGGAAATCGTCGGGCGCGTGACGCCGGAAATCTGGCCGGTTATCTGTACGCCGGTGGAGACCGCCTGGCTCGCGGCGCTGCGCCAACCGGAGCAGGATCGATGCGCCGCTCTCATTTTCAGCGCCAAGGAATCCTTCTATAAGTGTCAATACGGCGTGACCCGGCAGTGGCTTGAGTTTGACGCTGTCACGCTGGACCTTCCCTCCAACTATGCGAGCGCGGGATGCTTTGTTCTGCGCCCGCGGATGAAAATCGCGTTGTTGGAGCATGATGCCAGGCCCTGGGTGGGACGCTACGAATTTCACGGAAGCCTTGTCGTGACGGGCGTGGTTCTCGAGGCGCGCTGA
- a CDS encoding Crp/Fnr family transcriptional regulator translates to MTDSYNQRQNHLLAALPASDYKLLSMQLELIHLPQGKVLCESGAVFNYVYFPITSVISLLHVTEEGACAEIAVVGSEGMIGVSTFMGAETALGHAVVQNAGYAYRLNKQLLRQKFDRSDSVRHVLLRYTQALITHMAQTVVCNRHHSVDQQLCRWLLLNLDRSPTNELAVTHESIANKLGVRREGVTDAAGKLRSAGLIHYARGHITVLDRPRLEDRSCECYAVVKNEFDHMLPHLIAA, encoded by the coding sequence ATGACCGATTCGTATAACCAGCGACAAAACCATCTTCTCGCCGCTTTACCGGCGTCCGACTACAAGCTTCTGTCGATGCAACTGGAATTAATCCACCTGCCCCAGGGAAAAGTCCTTTGTGAATCCGGAGCGGTGTTTAATTACGTCTACTTTCCCATCACTTCTGTTATCTCCTTGCTGCATGTCACGGAGGAAGGCGCGTGTGCCGAAATCGCCGTGGTGGGTAGTGAGGGAATGATCGGTGTTTCCACCTTCATGGGGGCGGAAACTGCACTTGGCCACGCCGTTGTGCAGAACGCCGGTTACGCCTATCGCCTGAACAAGCAATTATTGAGGCAAAAATTCGATCGTTCGGATTCGGTGCGTCATGTATTGTTGCGTTACACCCAGGCGCTGATCACGCATATGGCGCAAACCGTGGTATGCAACCGCCATCATTCGGTGGATCAGCAACTCTGTCGCTGGTTGTTGCTGAATCTTGATCGTTCACCCACCAATGAATTGGCCGTGACCCATGAATCGATCGCCAACAAGCTTGGCGTGCGCCGCGAAGGTGTCACGGATGCGGCCGGAAAATTGCGCAGCGCCGGCCTGATTCATTATGCCCGCGGCCATATCACCGTGCTTGACCGGCCGCGGCTCGAGGACCGCAGTTGCGAGTGCTATGCCGTAGTTAAAAATGAATTCGACCACATGCTCCCCCATCTGATCGCGGCGTAA